The Solanum lycopersicum chromosome 2, SLM_r2.1 DNA window GATATAGAACACGAAAAGGAGATATAGCAACTAATGTCTTGGGGGTTTGTGATAGAAATCTCaactttatttatgtattaccTGGTTGGGAGGGATCAGCCGCTGATGGTCGTGTATTGCGAGATGCTGTTGTACGAAGAAATGGGTTGAAAGTACCTCATGGTATGCTAAATAATAGGCAGACCCTTGTTTATTTCTACTAcatcaaaatagaataatatttaaagtaattatattattatttatgtttttaggcAATTACTATTTGTGCGACGGAGGATATACAAATGGAAATGGTTTTCTGTCTCCCTATCGAGGATATAGATATTGGCTAAAGGATTGGCAAGGTGACAATCCATCACCTCGATGTCGAGAAGAGCTCTTTAATATGAAGCATTCTAGGGCACGTAATGTCATTGAAAGAACATTTGGACTATTAAAAGGACGTTGAGGAATTCTTAGAAGTCCTTCATGGTACTCAGTTAAGGTTCACAATAGAATTATTAGTGCATGTTGTTTGATACACAATTTCATTCGAAGAGAGATGGAAGCTGACCCCTTAGATGTGGAAATGGATTTCCACATGGAGaatcaacatgaacatgaaaatattaatacaaTTGAAACATCTGATGAGTGGACCACTTGGAGGGATGAACTAGCTCAGTCTATGTGGAATGAACGATAGGGAAAtcaatctttttaattttaaactatGTGTTAACTTTTGGTGTGCTTATGCACTTTTGCTTTTGGTTTTCCATTCACTGTAAAATGTAATACCGtctattattttgtaaaaatgaatGGTCAATCTTTTGTATGTCTCACATTGTTATTTGTACAAACAAACAGTGAATCTTAATgtatatctattattttataatataagcAGTGAAATTCTCTTTATCTCTTCACATTATCTTTTTCTTAGACCAATAAAGTTGTATtacaattaatttgattatgatTGTGATAATTTACTTGTAAGTTGTAACTTAGTATTACTTGTgatttcatttataattttacaGATTGAAATGGCTAGTTTTCCTGCTGCAACATCCAACACGTCCAGAAAGAGGGCAAAAAAATCAACACCTTCATGTCGAAGGATATGGACTCCAGAAGAGGAACTTACTCTTATAGATGGATTAAAAGAATTTTGTGTTAATGGTTGGAGAGGAGATAATGGAACCTTTAGACATGGATATTTAATGGAATTGGAACACTACATGAATGCTCGTCATCCTAGTTGTGGATTGAAATCTCTACCACATGTTGATTCTAAAATAAGAGCATGGAAAAAGAGTTATGCAACCATATCGTTGCTAAAGAGTCGAAGTGGTTTAGGATTTCAATATAGTGACGGAAGTATCTTAGTTGATTATCCAAAAGCTTGGGATGACTTGATAAAGgtgatttatatttatttgaaatcattACGCAATTTCTACTTACTTGTATTTTCTCTTGGTTATGGATC harbors:
- the LOC138342011 gene encoding uncharacterized protein, translated to MASFPAATSNTSRKRAKKSTPSCRRIWTPEEELTLIDGLKEFCVNGWRGDNGTFRHGYLMELEHYMNARHPSCGLKSLPHVDSKIRAWKKSYATISLLKSRSGLGFQYSDGSILVDYPKAWDDLIKVDSNAKSMNLKKWPLFADWEEIFGKDRATGEKSVQS